A genomic segment from Heptranchias perlo isolate sHepPer1 chromosome 18, sHepPer1.hap1, whole genome shotgun sequence encodes:
- the nampt1 gene encoding nicotinamide phosphoribosyltransferase isoform X2: MDSRNGDFNILLATDSYKVTHYQQYPPNTSKVYSYFECREKRTEDTKSKKVKYDETVFYGLQYILKKYLAGRVVTKEKIQEAKEVYREHFQHDVFNESGWNYILEKHDGHLPIEVKAVPEGSVIPRGNVLFTVENTDPECYWLTNWVETSLVQTWYPISVATNSREQKKILAKYLMQTAGNLDGLEYKLHDFGYRGVSSQETAGIGASSHLVNFKGTDTVAGITVIKKYYGTKDPVPGFSVPAAEHSTITAWGKDCEKDAFEHIMKKFSTVPVSIVSDSYDIYNACEKIWGEDLRNLIEKRSPEAPLIIRPDSGNPLDTVLQVLEILGKKFPPTDNCKGYKVLPPYLRIIQGDGVDINTLQEIVQGMKEHKWSIENITFGSGGALLQKMTRDLLNCSFKCSYVVTNGLGVNVFKDPVMDPNKRSKKGRLSLHCTPSGDYVTLEEGKGELEESGPVARIKTSENTGLMDAGGE; the protein is encoded by the exons ATGGACAGTCGCAACGGCGATTTCAACATCCTGCTGGCCACCGACTCCTACAAG GTGACTCACTATCAGCAATACCCACCCAATACAAGCAAGGTATATTCTTACTTCGAATGTCGTGAGAAGAGGACAGAAGATACAAAATCCAAGAAGGTGAAATATGATGAAACTGTGTTCTATGGATTACAGTACATTCTGAAGAAATATTTAGCAG GCAGAGTCGTAACAAAGGAGAAAATTCAAGAGGCCAAAGAGGTCTACAGGGAACATTTCCAACATGATGTATTTAATGAGAGTGGCTGGAATTATATTCTGGAG AAACATGATGGACACCTTCCAATAGAAGTAAAGGCTGTTCCTGAAGGAAGTGTTATCCCTAGGGGAAATGTTCTCTTTACAGTTGAAAATACAGATCCAGAGTGCTATTGGCTGACTAACTGGGTTGAG ACTAGTCTTGTTCAAACTTGGTATCCAATCTCTGTGGCTACCAATTCCAGAGAACAGAAGAAGATTTTGGCCAAGTACTTGATGCAAACTGCTGGTAATTTAGATGGTCTGGAGTACAAGCTACATGACTTTGGCTACAGAGGGGTTTCATCACAAGAA acggCAGGAATAGGGGCATCTTCTCATCTGGTAAACTTCAAAGGAACAGACACTGTTGCAGGAATCACAGTAATAAAGAAATATTATGGAACAAAGGATCCCGTGCCAGGCTTTTCAGTACCAGCAGCAGAACACAG TACAATTACAGCATGGGGAAAAGACTGTGAAAAAGATGCCTTTGAACACATAATGAAGAAGTTTTCTACTGTGCCTGTATCAATTGTCAGTGACAGTTATGACATATATAATGCTTGTGAAAAAATCTGGGGTGAGGACTTAAGGAATTTGATAGAAAAAAGGAGTCCTGAAGCTCCACTCATTATTCGGCCGGATTCAGGAAATCCACTTGATACAGTTTTACAG GTACTTGAGATCCTTGGAAAGAAATTTCCACCAACTGACAACTGTAAAGGTTATAAAGTGCTTCCTCCTTACTTGAGGATTATTCAGGGAGATGGTGTGGATATAAACACCCTGCAAGAG ATTGTACAAGGAATGAAAGAGCATAAATGGAGCATTGAGAACATTACCTTTGGATCTGGTGGAGCTTTGCTGCAGAAGATGACAAGAGATCTTCTGAATTGTTCCTTTAAGTGCAGCTATGTAGTGACCAATGGCCTTGGG GTAAATGTTTTCAAAGATCCAGTTATGGATCCAAACAAGAGGTCGAAGAAAGGGCGTCTGTCTTTGCACTGTACTCCTTCAGGAGATTATGTTACACTTGAAGAGGGTAAAGGAGAGCTGGAAGAATCTGGTCCT
- the nampt1 gene encoding nicotinamide phosphoribosyltransferase isoform X1: MDSRNGDFNILLATDSYKVTHYQQYPPNTSKVYSYFECREKRTEDTKSKKVKYDETVFYGLQYILKKYLAGRVVTKEKIQEAKEVYREHFQHDVFNESGWNYILEKHDGHLPIEVKAVPEGSVIPRGNVLFTVENTDPECYWLTNWVETSLVQTWYPISVATNSREQKKILAKYLMQTAGNLDGLEYKLHDFGYRGVSSQETAGIGASSHLVNFKGTDTVAGITVIKKYYGTKDPVPGFSVPAAEHSTITAWGKDCEKDAFEHIMKKFSTVPVSIVSDSYDIYNACEKIWGEDLRNLIEKRSPEAPLIIRPDSGNPLDTVLQVLEILGKKFPPTDNCKGYKVLPPYLRIIQGDGVDINTLQEIVQGMKEHKWSIENITFGSGGALLQKMTRDLLNCSFKCSYVVTNGLGVNVFKDPVMDPNKRSKKGRLSLHCTPSGDYVTLEEGKGELEESGPDLLHTVYKNGKIIKSYTFDEVRENAQLKRNK, encoded by the exons ATGGACAGTCGCAACGGCGATTTCAACATCCTGCTGGCCACCGACTCCTACAAG GTGACTCACTATCAGCAATACCCACCCAATACAAGCAAGGTATATTCTTACTTCGAATGTCGTGAGAAGAGGACAGAAGATACAAAATCCAAGAAGGTGAAATATGATGAAACTGTGTTCTATGGATTACAGTACATTCTGAAGAAATATTTAGCAG GCAGAGTCGTAACAAAGGAGAAAATTCAAGAGGCCAAAGAGGTCTACAGGGAACATTTCCAACATGATGTATTTAATGAGAGTGGCTGGAATTATATTCTGGAG AAACATGATGGACACCTTCCAATAGAAGTAAAGGCTGTTCCTGAAGGAAGTGTTATCCCTAGGGGAAATGTTCTCTTTACAGTTGAAAATACAGATCCAGAGTGCTATTGGCTGACTAACTGGGTTGAG ACTAGTCTTGTTCAAACTTGGTATCCAATCTCTGTGGCTACCAATTCCAGAGAACAGAAGAAGATTTTGGCCAAGTACTTGATGCAAACTGCTGGTAATTTAGATGGTCTGGAGTACAAGCTACATGACTTTGGCTACAGAGGGGTTTCATCACAAGAA acggCAGGAATAGGGGCATCTTCTCATCTGGTAAACTTCAAAGGAACAGACACTGTTGCAGGAATCACAGTAATAAAGAAATATTATGGAACAAAGGATCCCGTGCCAGGCTTTTCAGTACCAGCAGCAGAACACAG TACAATTACAGCATGGGGAAAAGACTGTGAAAAAGATGCCTTTGAACACATAATGAAGAAGTTTTCTACTGTGCCTGTATCAATTGTCAGTGACAGTTATGACATATATAATGCTTGTGAAAAAATCTGGGGTGAGGACTTAAGGAATTTGATAGAAAAAAGGAGTCCTGAAGCTCCACTCATTATTCGGCCGGATTCAGGAAATCCACTTGATACAGTTTTACAG GTACTTGAGATCCTTGGAAAGAAATTTCCACCAACTGACAACTGTAAAGGTTATAAAGTGCTTCCTCCTTACTTGAGGATTATTCAGGGAGATGGTGTGGATATAAACACCCTGCAAGAG ATTGTACAAGGAATGAAAGAGCATAAATGGAGCATTGAGAACATTACCTTTGGATCTGGTGGAGCTTTGCTGCAGAAGATGACAAGAGATCTTCTGAATTGTTCCTTTAAGTGCAGCTATGTAGTGACCAATGGCCTTGGG GTAAATGTTTTCAAAGATCCAGTTATGGATCCAAACAAGAGGTCGAAGAAAGGGCGTCTGTCTTTGCACTGTACTCCTTCAGGAGATTATGTTACACTTGAAGAGGGTAAAGGAGAGCTGGAAGAATCTGGTCCT